A section of the Bacillus pumilus genome encodes:
- a CDS encoding ABC-three component system middle component 6 codes for MNFFTMHKYQSLEENLLYDAKVLYFLLDDNKSKHLDKLFNEFSQKQGIELNINIERVLFLSLAFLYSMGLITSDSNMIKRVKK; via the coding sequence ATGAATTTCTTTACAATGCATAAATATCAAAGTTTAGAAGAGAATTTATTATACGATGCAAAGGTGCTGTATTTTCTTTTGGATGATAATAAATCTAAACATTTAGATAAACTTTTCAATGAGTTTTCGCAAAAACAAGGTATTGAATTAAATATAAATATTGAAAGAGTTTTATTCTTATCATTGGCATTCTTGTATTCAATGGGATTAATAACATCAGATAGCAATATGATAAAGAGGGTAAAAAAATGA
- a CDS encoding efflux RND transporter permease subunit yields MNSIINFVLKNKFAVWLMTIIVTVAGLYAGLNMKQESIPNINTPVITVSTTYPGATPDEVSDKVTNPIEKSIQNLNGVNVVTSNSFENASSIQIEYDYNKDMDEAKKEIEDAISNINFPENAEKPKIARFSINAIPILAISVSGDKESLEDLTQKVENDLVPSIEGLDGVSSVEASGQQIKEVEFSFKQKKLKEYGLDEETVQNMIKGSDVNVPLGLYTFGNKQKSVVVDGNILSVKDLKNMRIPVTPSASGGAGSAGAPSSGAENPGAQGAEQQAGNASQQQAAAQQQPGGGAASAQSVELPTIKLSDIADIKVVKEAESISRTNGKDSIGLQIVKGSDANTVSVAEEVTKELEKFKKDNKGIKVSTTYDQAEPIKESVSTMLNKAIIGAIFAIIIIMLFLRDIKSTLISVISIPLSLLIAVLLLNQLDITLNIMTLGAMTVAIGRVVDDSIVVIENIYRRMALKDEPLKGKALVREATKEMFIPIMSSTIVTIAVFLPLALVGGMIGELFIPFALTIVFALLASLLVAITIVPMMAHSLFKKNLYGTAKKVKEHKPSKLAGGYRRVLNWTLNHKWITSGIAILMLVGSLFLAPLVGVSFLPQQAEKTAMVTYTPEPGQTREQAIDETKKAEEYLIKRDHVNTVQYSLGSSNPMTASVGGNSNGALFFVQYDDDTPNFDKEKDKVTKALQDKTSKGEWKSQDFSSAGASNTVTYYVYGDKVSDIEGTVKDVENILKDEKNLKNVSTSLSEKYDEYTFNADQEKLAKLGLTASQIAQAIAPQNSETTLTKVTEDGKELDVKLQTEKDEYKSKKDLENKKITTPTGQEVRIGDVVKVKDGTTANTVTKRDGKIYAEVSGDMTTDNVSSVTQDVQKKVDKLDVKSGVTIDTGGVSADIEESFTQLGLAMLAAIAIVYLVLVITFGGGLAPFAILFSLPFTVIGALVGLFIAKETISLNAMIGLLMLIGIVVTNAIVFIDRVIHKENEGLSTREALLEAGTTRLRPILMTALATIGALLPLALGFEGGSQIVSKGLGVTVIGGLTSSTLLTLVIVPIVYEILSKFRRKKKYAEEE; encoded by the coding sequence ATGAATTCGATCATCAATTTTGTATTAAAGAATAAGTTCGCTGTATGGCTCATGACGATTATCGTAACAGTTGCTGGTCTATATGCTGGATTGAATATGAAACAAGAATCAATCCCGAATATCAACACTCCAGTCATTACGGTTTCTACAACGTATCCTGGCGCAACGCCGGACGAAGTATCAGATAAGGTGACCAACCCGATTGAGAAGTCTATTCAAAACCTCAACGGAGTCAATGTTGTCACATCCAATTCATTTGAAAATGCCTCATCTATTCAAATCGAGTACGATTACAATAAAGACATGGATGAAGCAAAGAAGGAAATTGAAGATGCGATTAGCAATATCAATTTTCCGGAAAATGCAGAAAAACCAAAAATCGCACGCTTTAGCATTAACGCAATTCCAATCTTAGCAATCAGTGTCTCTGGTGATAAAGAATCATTAGAAGACCTTACACAGAAAGTAGAAAACGACCTTGTTCCTTCCATTGAAGGATTAGACGGTGTCTCTTCTGTCGAAGCTTCAGGACAGCAAATCAAAGAAGTAGAATTTTCTTTTAAACAAAAGAAATTGAAAGAATACGGTTTAGATGAAGAAACTGTTCAAAACATGATCAAAGGCTCTGATGTCAATGTACCATTAGGTCTATACACATTTGGCAACAAGCAAAAATCGGTTGTTGTGGACGGCAATATCTTAAGCGTCAAAGATTTGAAAAACATGCGAATCCCTGTCACACCAAGTGCAAGCGGCGGCGCGGGAAGCGCTGGCGCACCATCTAGCGGCGCTGAAAACCCAGGTGCACAAGGTGCGGAGCAGCAGGCTGGTAATGCAAGTCAGCAACAGGCAGCAGCTCAGCAGCAACCTGGTGGAGGGGCAGCAAGCGCTCAATCTGTAGAACTGCCAACGATCAAGCTTTCTGACATTGCGGATATTAAAGTAGTAAAAGAGGCAGAATCGATTTCTAGAACGAATGGAAAAGACAGCATCGGTCTGCAAATTGTCAAAGGTTCTGATGCCAACACTGTGAGTGTGGCAGAAGAAGTGACGAAAGAGCTTGAGAAATTCAAAAAAGACAACAAAGGAATCAAAGTCAGCACGACATATGATCAAGCAGAGCCGATTAAAGAATCTGTCAGTACAATGCTGAACAAGGCGATCATTGGAGCAATCTTTGCGATCATTATCATTATGTTGTTCCTTCGAGATATCAAATCAACATTAATTTCGGTCATCTCTATTCCGTTATCCCTGTTGATTGCTGTTTTATTATTAAATCAGCTGGATATCACATTAAATATCATGACACTTGGTGCCATGACGGTCGCCATTGGACGTGTGGTCGATGACTCAATTGTGGTCATAGAAAATATCTATCGACGAATGGCGTTAAAGGATGAACCGTTAAAAGGCAAAGCACTCGTCAGAGAAGCCACAAAAGAAATGTTTATCCCGATTATGTCTTCGACGATTGTCACCATTGCGGTATTCTTACCATTAGCATTAGTAGGTGGAATGATTGGTGAACTATTCATCCCATTTGCGCTAACGATTGTGTTTGCTTTACTGGCTTCACTGCTTGTTGCCATTACGATTGTTCCAATGATGGCACACAGTCTATTTAAAAAGAACCTGTATGGCACAGCGAAAAAAGTGAAAGAGCATAAACCAAGTAAGCTTGCCGGCGGTTATAGACGTGTACTCAACTGGACGCTGAACCATAAATGGATCACATCAGGAATTGCCATCCTTATGCTTGTCGGAAGCTTATTCTTAGCACCACTAGTCGGTGTCAGCTTCTTACCACAACAAGCCGAGAAGACGGCGATGGTCACATATACACCTGAGCCGGGACAAACGAGAGAACAAGCAATCGATGAAACGAAAAAAGCAGAAGAATATTTGATCAAACGTGACCATGTCAATACTGTTCAATATTCACTAGGTTCTTCAAATCCTATGACAGCAAGTGTAGGGGGCAACTCTAATGGTGCGTTATTCTTCGTACAATATGACGATGACACGCCAAACTTTGATAAAGAAAAAGATAAAGTAACGAAAGCCCTGCAAGACAAAACGTCTAAAGGGGAATGGAAATCACAAGACTTCTCGTCTGCTGGCGCAAGCAATACTGTAACGTACTACGTCTACGGTGACAAAGTAAGCGATATTGAAGGCACAGTAAAAGATGTCGAGAACATCTTAAAAGATGAGAAAAACTTAAAAAATGTCAGCACAAGCTTATCTGAGAAATACGACGAATATACGTTTAATGCAGATCAAGAAAAACTGGCGAAGCTAGGTTTAACTGCTTCACAAATCGCTCAAGCAATTGCTCCTCAAAATAGTGAAACAACGCTAACGAAAGTCACAGAGGACGGCAAAGAACTTGATGTGAAGCTTCAAACCGAAAAAGACGAATATAAGAGCAAAAAAGATTTAGAAAATAAAAAAATCACAACTCCTACAGGACAAGAAGTCCGAATTGGTGATGTCGTAAAAGTAAAAGACGGTACGACAGCAAATACAGTGACAAAACGTGATGGGAAAATCTACGCAGAAGTGTCTGGTGACATGACAACAGACAACGTCTCAAGTGTAACGCAGGATGTTCAGAAGAAAGTCGACAAGCTTGATGTGAAATCTGGCGTAACGATTGACACAGGCGGCGTAAGTGCGGATATTGAGGAATCCTTTACACAGCTTGGTCTCGCAATGCTTGCAGCAATTGCCATTGTGTACCTTGTTCTCGTCATCACATTTGGCGGAGGCCTTGCACCATTTGCGATTCTATTCTCACTACCATTTACGGTAATTGGTGCACTAGTCGGACTGTTTATAGCAAAAGAAACCATCAGCTTAAATGCCATGATAGGATTGCTTATGCTGATCGGGATCGTTGTGACAAATGCCATTGTCTTCATTGACCGCGTCATTCATAAAGAAAACGAAGGCCTTTCAACAAGAGAAGCATTACTGGAAGCAGGTACAACAAGATTACGACCAATCTTAATGACGGCACTTGCAACGATTGGTGCACTTCTGCCACTTGCATTAGGATTTGAAGGCGGAAGCCAGATCGTATCAAAAGGACTTGGCGTCACCGTCATTGGCGGTTTAACAAGTTCTACACTTCTCACATTGGTCATCGTCCCAATCGTGTATGAAATTTTAAGCAAGTTCAGACGTAAGAAAAAGTACGCTGAAGAAGAATAA
- a CDS encoding SIR2 family protein, with protein sequence MENEFLIPNSLIENAKNNNLVFFIGAGFSRDFGFPDWNGLVKLMLEKIIEENSEYKPFIELLENKTMGVLDILEYIKSEKRIIRDTIYKRFKYDSRKEKLLEKHRKLFRISKKIITTNYDQLLEKAAKEQIEKIIYTNEHLMGQIHNLNEFILKIHGDHESAGDCVLLREDYEKLYDQDNATLAQMKNMIASKTILFIGFSLSDPYVSNVFEYINKLYSGYHERSFILSVNNEDFTKYNVKSIQLKDHDQIVPFLEQMSDMLERENTVVTKKEKGLDEDIDEDEFKSFLLEFNKSKKKAMEILDLNEEEIENKYEKMVCSESFRKEIETYSAYFPSIDEIMMTPSYIDFDKKTIITSTVRSSYNRVHNCFNTGESIFEATVDEIYKEYSSELSYNKSKLRFYIKILVSWAIIGCDIFNEDKRKKVSL encoded by the coding sequence GTGGAAAACGAATTCTTAATACCTAACTCATTAATTGAAAATGCAAAAAATAATAATCTTGTATTCTTTATCGGTGCTGGATTTTCGAGAGATTTCGGCTTCCCAGATTGGAATGGGTTAGTGAAATTAATGTTAGAAAAGATTATTGAAGAGAACTCAGAATACAAACCATTTATAGAGCTCCTTGAGAACAAAACCATGGGAGTATTAGATATTTTAGAATATATAAAAAGTGAAAAAAGAATCATAAGAGATACTATATATAAGAGATTTAAGTATGATAGTAGAAAAGAAAAATTATTGGAAAAACACAGAAAATTATTTAGAATCTCCAAAAAAATAATTACTACTAATTACGATCAATTATTGGAGAAAGCTGCAAAAGAACAAATAGAAAAGATAATATACACGAACGAACATTTAATGGGACAAATCCATAATCTTAACGAATTTATTCTAAAAATACATGGTGATCATGAGTCTGCTGGTGATTGTGTCTTATTAAGAGAGGACTATGAGAAGTTATATGACCAAGATAATGCTACTCTTGCTCAAATGAAAAATATGATTGCTAGTAAGACAATTCTTTTTATTGGATTTAGTTTATCAGATCCTTATGTAAGCAACGTATTTGAGTATATTAATAAACTTTACAGTGGATATCATGAAAGAAGTTTTATTTTATCTGTTAATAATGAGGACTTCACAAAATATAACGTTAAAAGTATACAATTAAAAGATCATGATCAGATTGTTCCTTTTCTTGAACAAATGAGTGATATGTTAGAGAGAGAAAATACTGTAGTTACCAAAAAGGAAAAAGGTTTAGATGAAGATATAGATGAAGATGAGTTTAAAAGCTTTCTTTTAGAGTTTAATAAAAGTAAAAAAAAAGCAATGGAAATTCTAGATTTAAATGAAGAAGAAATAGAAAATAAGTATGAAAAAATGGTTTGTAGCGAGAGCTTTAGGAAAGAAATTGAAACTTATTCCGCTTATTTTCCATCAATTGATGAAATTATGATGACACCAAGTTATATTGATTTTGATAAAAAGACTATTATTACTAGTACTGTGAGGTCTAGTTATAATAGGGTTCATAATTGTTTTAACACTGGTGAAAGTATTTTTGAAGCTACTGTTGATGAAATTTATAAAGAATACTCAAGTGAACTTTCTTATAATAAGTCTAAGTTGCGATTTTATATCAAGATTTTAGTGTCATGGGCTATTATTGGTTGTGACATTTTTAATGAGGATAAACGGAAAAAGGTGTCTTTATGA
- a CDS encoding nucleoside hydrolase, which yields MKKPVYFNHDGGVDDLVSLFLLLQMEYLKVIGTSVIPADCYLEPALSASQKIIDRFSPYDIEVAASNSRGVNPFPKEWRMHAFYIDALPILNEKGTVDTNVSKLPAHLHLIETVKKAAEPVTLLFTGPLTDLARALEEDPSISNKIEKLVWMGGTFLEKGNVEEPEHDGTAEWNAFWDPYAVSTVFKERFPIDMVALESTNQVPLTLDVRQRWASLRSHIGIDFIGQCYAFCPPLIHHETNSTYYLWEVLTTMTLASSSFTHSKEVNTIVYTDTPKQGRTEEHPDGKSIQVIDHVDRDAFFHAFEELMRKAVCQISI from the coding sequence ATGAAAAAGCCTGTCTATTTTAATCATGATGGCGGTGTTGATGATCTCGTTTCGTTATTTCTACTCCTTCAAATGGAATACCTGAAAGTGATCGGGACGTCTGTCATTCCTGCTGATTGCTATTTAGAGCCCGCTCTCAGTGCATCTCAAAAAATCATTGATCGATTTAGCCCTTATGACATTGAAGTCGCTGCTTCAAATTCTAGAGGCGTCAATCCTTTTCCGAAAGAGTGGCGCATGCATGCTTTTTATATAGATGCATTACCTATTTTAAACGAGAAAGGCACTGTCGATACAAACGTGTCCAAGCTTCCAGCACACCTTCATTTAATTGAAACTGTTAAAAAGGCAGCCGAACCTGTCACGTTGCTCTTTACAGGCCCACTCACAGATCTTGCTCGCGCTTTAGAAGAAGATCCTTCCATCTCTAATAAAATTGAAAAATTGGTATGGATGGGCGGTACATTTCTTGAAAAAGGGAATGTGGAGGAACCCGAGCATGACGGGACAGCAGAATGGAATGCATTTTGGGACCCTTATGCTGTCAGCACCGTCTTCAAGGAACGCTTTCCTATTGATATGGTCGCACTTGAAAGCACGAATCAAGTTCCACTTACACTTGATGTGCGTCAGCGCTGGGCTTCCCTTCGTTCTCACATTGGGATTGATTTTATTGGACAGTGTTACGCCTTTTGTCCACCGCTCATTCATCATGAAACGAATTCGACGTATTACTTATGGGAAGTACTCACTACGATGACGCTTGCTTCTTCATCATTTACCCATTCAAAAGAAGTGAACACAATCGTTTATACCGACACGCCAAAGCAAGGACGTACCGAAGAACATCCAGATGGAAAGTCAATACAAGTGATTGACCATGTCGATCGTGATGCCTTTTTCCACGCATTTGAAGAGCTCATGAGAAAAGCTGTTTGTCAGATTTCAATATAA
- a CDS encoding tRNA dihydrouridine synthase, whose protein sequence is MSKNFWRDLPRPFFILAPMEEVTDVVFRHVVSEAARPDVFFTEFTNSESYCHPDGIQSVKGRLTFTEDEQPIVAHIWGDKPENFRQMSIGMAELGFQGLDINMGCPVPNVTQNGKGSGLILRPDVAAELIQAAKAGGLPVSVKTRLGFTEVDEWRGWLRHILEQGIVNLSIHLRTRKEMSQVDAHWELIPEIKKLRDEVAPDTLLTINGDIPDRQTGLRLAEQYGVDGVMIGRGIFHNPFAFEKEPKEHTSDELLGLLRLHLDLHDQYSSLGLRPFKALHRFFKIYVKGFRGASFLRNQLMNTSSTDEVRAMLDEFEARNQE, encoded by the coding sequence ATGAGTAAAAATTTCTGGCGTGATTTACCGCGGCCATTTTTTATATTAGCACCAATGGAAGAAGTAACAGATGTTGTGTTTCGTCATGTTGTGAGTGAGGCGGCGAGACCGGATGTGTTTTTTACAGAGTTTACGAACAGTGAGAGTTATTGCCACCCTGATGGTATTCAAAGTGTGAAGGGGCGTTTAACGTTTACAGAGGATGAGCAGCCGATTGTTGCTCATATTTGGGGAGACAAGCCTGAGAACTTTAGACAGATGAGCATTGGAATGGCGGAATTAGGTTTTCAGGGGCTTGATATTAATATGGGCTGTCCTGTCCCGAATGTCACACAAAACGGGAAGGGCAGTGGATTGATTCTACGCCCAGATGTTGCGGCAGAGCTGATTCAAGCGGCAAAAGCAGGGGGATTACCTGTTAGCGTCAAAACAAGACTTGGTTTTACAGAAGTCGATGAATGGCGCGGGTGGCTAAGACACATTTTGGAGCAAGGTATTGTGAATTTATCGATCCACCTTCGTACAAGAAAAGAAATGAGCCAGGTGGATGCGCATTGGGAGCTCATTCCTGAGATCAAAAAACTTCGTGATGAAGTAGCACCTGATACGCTTTTGACGATCAATGGTGATATTCCTGATCGTCAAACGGGCTTAAGGCTCGCTGAACAGTATGGAGTGGACGGAGTAATGATTGGGCGCGGGATTTTCCATAACCCATTTGCTTTTGAAAAAGAGCCGAAGGAGCATACAAGTGATGAATTGCTTGGTCTATTAAGATTACATCTTGACCTTCATGATCAATATTCCTCATTAGGCTTGCGTCCATTCAAGGCGTTGCATCGTTTTTTTAAGATTTATGTAAAAGGATTCAGAGGAGCGAGCTTCCTAAGAAACCAATTAATGAACACCTCATCAACAGATGAAGTGCGTGCAATGCTGGATGAATTTGAAGCAAGAAATCAAGAATAA
- the rlmD gene encoding 23S rRNA (uracil(1939)-C(5))-methyltransferase RlmD yields the protein MKMKPPVEKNEYYNVTFEDLTHEGAGVAKIEGFPVFVPNALPDEQGKIKVTRVKKGFAFGRLMELTKESQHRQDAPCPIYKQCGGCQIQHMSYEGQLLFKQKQVKDVLERIGKLDMSRVKVHPVLGMEDPWNYRNKAQVPVGEREGGLVAGFYQQRTHEIIDMEKCLIQQSENDEVVQAVKDICNAFGIKAYNEERHKGWLRHVMVRYGMATGEMMVVFVTRTAEFPQKQQVIEQIIARFPHIRSIVQNVNSKKTNVIFGDETTVLWGEEYIYDTIGDIKFAISARSFYQVNPAQTKVLYDKALEYAELQGEETVIDAYCGIGTISLFLAQKAGRVYGVEIVSEAIEDAKRNAALNGINNVEFAVGEAETVIPNWYKEGIKADTLVVDPPRKGCDEALLDTILKMKPKRVVYVSCNPGTLARDLRILEDGGYVTEEVQPVDMFPHTSHVECVAQLVFKND from the coding sequence GTGAAAATGAAACCGCCTGTTGAAAAGAATGAATACTACAATGTAACCTTTGAAGACTTAACGCACGAAGGTGCAGGTGTAGCGAAAATTGAAGGATTCCCTGTCTTTGTACCGAATGCCCTTCCAGACGAACAAGGGAAAATCAAAGTCACGCGTGTGAAAAAAGGATTTGCTTTTGGGCGACTCATGGAGCTGACAAAGGAAAGTCAGCATAGGCAAGATGCGCCATGTCCTATCTATAAGCAGTGCGGAGGCTGTCAAATTCAGCATATGAGCTATGAAGGCCAGCTGCTATTTAAACAGAAACAAGTGAAGGACGTTTTAGAGCGGATCGGCAAGCTTGATATGAGCCGTGTAAAAGTTCATCCTGTGCTCGGAATGGAAGATCCATGGAATTACCGAAACAAAGCACAAGTTCCAGTTGGCGAACGCGAAGGCGGACTTGTTGCAGGATTTTATCAGCAGCGTACCCATGAAATCATTGATATGGAAAAATGCTTGATCCAGCAATCAGAAAATGACGAAGTGGTACAGGCAGTAAAAGACATCTGCAATGCGTTTGGCATCAAAGCATATAACGAAGAGCGTCATAAAGGCTGGCTGCGTCATGTCATGGTTCGCTACGGCATGGCAACAGGTGAGATGATGGTTGTGTTTGTCACAAGAACGGCTGAATTCCCGCAAAAACAGCAAGTGATTGAGCAGATTATAGCACGCTTCCCACACATTCGGTCAATTGTGCAAAACGTGAATTCGAAGAAAACAAATGTCATTTTCGGAGACGAAACGACCGTTTTATGGGGAGAAGAATATATTTATGACACAATTGGCGACATTAAATTTGCAATTTCAGCTCGCTCATTTTATCAAGTGAACCCAGCTCAAACAAAAGTACTTTACGACAAAGCACTTGAATATGCCGAACTGCAAGGCGAAGAAACCGTCATCGATGCGTATTGTGGAATTGGTACGATTTCCTTGTTTCTCGCACAAAAAGCAGGCAGAGTATATGGCGTAGAAATTGTGTCAGAAGCAATTGAAGACGCAAAACGCAACGCTGCCTTAAACGGAATCAACAACGTCGAATTCGCAGTCGGCGAAGCAGAAACCGTCATCCCAAACTGGTACAAAGAAGGCATCAAAGCAGACACCCTCGTCGTCGATCCTCCAAGAAAAGGCTGCGATGAAGCGCTACTTGACACCATTTTAAAGATGAAACCAAAACGCGTTGTTTATGTGTCTTGTAATCCTGGGACGCTAGCTCGTGATTTGCGAATTCTTGAGGATGGTGGGTATGTGACGGAGGAAGTGCAGCCGGTGGATATGTTTCCGCATACGAGTCATGTGGAGTGTGTGGCACAGTTAGTTTTTAAAAATGATTGA
- a CDS encoding diacylglycerol kinase, whose amino-acid sequence MKRARIIYNPTSGREIFKKNLPQVLQKFEQAGYETSCHATTCAGDATQAAENAAQRDFDLIVAAGGDGTINEVVNGLAPLEKRPKLGIIPVGTTNDFARALGIPREGVLKATDAIIDGVAKPLDIGKVNGHYFINIAGGGRLTELTYEVPSKLKTMLGQLAYYLKGMEMLPSIRPTEVEIEYDGKLFHGEIMLFLVSLTNSVGGFEKLAPDSVLDDGMFDLIILKKVNLAEAIRVVSLALRGEHIHDNNVIYAKANRVKVDVKDKMQLNLDGEYGGMLPGEFENLYRHIEFIVPKATAEKIG is encoded by the coding sequence ATGAAACGTGCTCGAATTATATACAATCCGACATCTGGGCGTGAAATCTTCAAGAAGAATTTGCCGCAGGTTTTGCAAAAATTTGAACAAGCTGGCTATGAAACATCTTGTCATGCAACGACATGTGCAGGAGATGCGACACAAGCAGCTGAAAATGCCGCACAGAGAGACTTTGATTTAATTGTAGCAGCAGGTGGAGACGGCACGATCAATGAAGTCGTCAACGGACTAGCCCCGCTTGAAAAAAGACCAAAACTAGGAATTATTCCGGTTGGAACAACAAATGACTTCGCAAGAGCACTTGGCATTCCACGAGAAGGTGTTTTAAAAGCAACAGATGCCATTATAGATGGTGTAGCGAAGCCGCTTGATATTGGTAAAGTCAATGGCCATTATTTTATTAATATTGCAGGAGGCGGCCGGTTAACAGAGCTCACTTATGAAGTGCCTAGTAAGCTGAAGACAATGCTTGGACAGCTTGCGTATTATTTAAAAGGCATGGAGATGCTTCCTTCGATCCGCCCAACAGAAGTCGAAATTGAATATGACGGCAAATTGTTTCATGGAGAAATCATGCTGTTTCTTGTTTCACTCACAAACTCAGTAGGCGGCTTTGAAAAGCTAGCGCCAGATTCCGTTTTAGATGATGGGATGTTTGACCTGATTATTTTAAAGAAGGTCAACCTAGCAGAAGCCATTCGAGTAGTCAGCCTTGCACTTCGAGGCGAGCATATTCATGATAACAATGTCATCTACGCAAAAGCGAACCGCGTAAAAGTAGATGTAAAAGATAAAATGCAATTGAATTTAGATGGCGAATACGGCGGCATGCTGCCAGGTGAATTTGAAAATTTGTATCGTCATATAGAATTTATTGTGCCAAAAGCAACAGCTGAAAAAATAGGGTAG
- a CDS encoding DUF2326 domain-containing protein produces MILKELSIYSYKEKKVLNTYQFNEKGVNIILGEKKDEKDEANGVGKTTMIECLSFLLGEEINAYYKTNKMLISKGILITLKVNSNEIDSFLARFINTPDKGYILWDKNICYDLNEWDIYEDKDYKKRIQKEILGDENSDISFASIREYIIRDEQNGFIKNSLGISGRNATTENKILAFLCNLPYNSETEIKRITKNINDLKDKKKILSTTIGKTISELKSEKSKYRSKIQKLEKNINSIDINKQYNLKAIDYSKNKSELNNIQNELFKLMHVKNKYIQNIENLKKKVEEIQALSDIEPFYKQLLGWFPNEISNNYDKVKNFYDFMVENRGSYFEGKIKNIDEKINELLKLKDKLEKTLKNDYTILKNSSLLEDINSMIADREELNTKIAEINIQLDNHDRLKSITNHINVLKSDRLTLTQQKTDEFNSYEKHIESLEKLFQTLSELAYDTAGVFDVQFENNVNDRKKSITGRVKIECSLPDDRSHGINYMKLNMFDLTWFISSLENFSGHNINFLIHDGSYSKPNPSVKARILKFINKKINEIKKGQYFVTLNKDELLKGDLDFFEKNGYIVAKLERTNDNTKRFFGFKLYD; encoded by the coding sequence ATGATTTTAAAAGAATTATCAATATATTCTTATAAAGAGAAGAAAGTTTTAAATACTTATCAATTTAATGAAAAAGGTGTAAATATAATTTTAGGCGAAAAAAAAGACGAAAAAGATGAAGCGAATGGGGTTGGAAAGACTACTATGATAGAATGTCTTTCCTTCCTTTTAGGTGAAGAAATAAACGCATATTATAAAACTAACAAAATGTTAATAAGTAAGGGTATTCTAATTACACTGAAGGTTAATTCTAACGAAATTGACAGCTTTTTAGCTAGGTTCATTAACACACCCGATAAGGGATATATATTATGGGATAAAAATATTTGTTATGATCTAAATGAATGGGATATATATGAAGATAAAGATTACAAGAAGAGAATTCAAAAAGAGATTTTAGGGGATGAAAATAGCGATATTTCTTTTGCTTCAATAAGGGAATATATTATAAGAGATGAACAAAACGGTTTTATAAAAAATTCATTGGGAATATCAGGTAGAAATGCAACTACAGAGAATAAGATTCTAGCTTTCTTGTGTAATTTGCCTTACAATTCAGAAACAGAAATAAAAAGAATAACTAAAAATATAAATGATTTAAAAGATAAGAAAAAAATACTTTCTACTACAATCGGAAAAACTATCTCTGAATTAAAATCTGAAAAATCTAAGTATAGAAGCAAAATTCAAAAGCTTGAAAAAAATATAAATTCAATTGATATAAACAAACAATATAATTTAAAAGCCATAGACTATAGTAAAAATAAATCGGAATTAAATAATATTCAAAATGAACTTTTTAAACTAATGCATGTTAAAAATAAATATATACAAAATATCGAAAATTTAAAGAAAAAAGTTGAGGAAATCCAAGCACTCAGTGATATTGAACCTTTCTATAAACAGCTATTGGGATGGTTTCCTAATGAAATCTCGAATAATTACGATAAAGTGAAGAATTTTTATGATTTTATGGTTGAAAATAGAGGGAGTTATTTTGAAGGTAAAATAAAAAACATAGATGAGAAGATAAACGAACTACTTAAGTTGAAAGACAAATTAGAAAAAACTTTGAAGAATGATTATACGATACTTAAGAATAGTAGTCTATTAGAAGACATAAACTCAATGATTGCAGATAGAGAAGAGTTAAATACTAAAATAGCTGAGATAAACATTCAATTAGATAATCATGATAGATTAAAATCAATTACAAATCATATAAACGTCTTAAAAAGCGATCGGTTAACATTAACGCAACAGAAGACAGATGAATTTAATTCATATGAAAAACATATCGAAAGTTTGGAAAAATTATTTCAAACGTTGTCTGAACTAGCTTATGATACTGCTGGAGTTTTCGATGTTCAATTTGAGAATAATGTAAATGATAGAAAAAAATCTATAACTGGTAGAGTAAAAATAGAATGCAGTTTGCCTGACGATCGTTCACACGGTATCAATTATATGAAATTAAATATGTTTGATTTAACATGGTTTATTTCTTCGTTGGAAAATTTTAGTGGGCACAACATTAACTTTTTAATTCATGATGGCTCATATTCAAAACCAAATCCCTCTGTAAAGGCAAGAATTTTGAAGTTTATTAATAAAAAAATTAATGAGATAAAAAAGGGACAGTACTTCGTAACTTTGAATAAAGATGAATTACTAAAAGGGGATTTGGATTTCTTCGAAAAAAACGGGTATATTGTTGCTAAATTAGAACGAACAAATGATAACACTAAAAGGTTTTTTGGTTTTAAATTATATGATTAA